Proteins encoded in a region of the Ornithodoros turicata isolate Travis chromosome 3, ASM3712646v1, whole genome shotgun sequence genome:
- the LOC135389037 gene encoding protein salivary glands marred-like isoform X2 — MTEFKAKDIGLRAQKKLLSHVSNKSVAKVFIDDTAGSLLDNVYRLVKNITGSKKDAEKITKNIIKVVVKVGILHRNSKFSAEELDIAQQFKRKFHSVAMSIVSFYEVEFSYDQQFLAGNLRDCNSLLRNLVRAHLTEKSLGRIDHVFGFFTRPDVLDATFRRDGEHREVLGKIVADLHKSLEEGNL, encoded by the exons A TGACGGAATTCAAGGCGAAAGACATCGGGCTAAGAGCTCAGAAGAAATTGCTCAGCCATGTAAGTAACAAGAGCGTTGCCAAAGTGTTCATCGATGATACAGCAGGAAGCCTTCTCGACAACGTGTATAGGCTGGTGAAAAATATAACTGGAAGCAAGAAAGATGCTGAGAAGATAACCAAAAACATTATCAAG GTGGTGGTGAAGGTTGGCATACTCCACCGTAACAGCAAATTCAGCGCGGAGGAACTGGACATAGCCCAACAGTTCAAGAGAAAGTTCCACTCTGTGGCAATGTCCATCGTCAGCTTCTACGAAGTGGAATTCTCGTACGACCAGCAGTTCCTCGCGGGAAACCTGCGCGACTGCAACAGTCTTCTGCGCAACTTGGTTCGAGCTCACCTGACCGAAAAGTCCCTCGGCAGGATTGACCACGTGTTCGGCTTCTTCACGCGGCCGGACGTCCTCGACGCCACCTTCAGGCGCGACGGTGAGCATCGCGAAGTGCTCGGTAAGATAGTTGCCGACTTGCACAAGTCTCTCGAGGAAGGAAACCTTTGA
- the LOC135389037 gene encoding protein salivary glands marred-like isoform X1, protein MSSVTEFKAKDIGLRAQKKLLSHVSNKSVAKVFIDDTAGSLLDNVYRLVKNITGSKKDAEKITKNIIKVVVKVGILHRNSKFSAEELDIAQQFKRKFHSVAMSIVSFYEVEFSYDQQFLAGNLRDCNSLLRNLVRAHLTEKSLGRIDHVFGFFTRPDVLDATFRRDGEHREVLGKIVADLHKSLEEGNL, encoded by the exons ATGTCATCGG TGACGGAATTCAAGGCGAAAGACATCGGGCTAAGAGCTCAGAAGAAATTGCTCAGCCATGTAAGTAACAAGAGCGTTGCCAAAGTGTTCATCGATGATACAGCAGGAAGCCTTCTCGACAACGTGTATAGGCTGGTGAAAAATATAACTGGAAGCAAGAAAGATGCTGAGAAGATAACCAAAAACATTATCAAG GTGGTGGTGAAGGTTGGCATACTCCACCGTAACAGCAAATTCAGCGCGGAGGAACTGGACATAGCCCAACAGTTCAAGAGAAAGTTCCACTCTGTGGCAATGTCCATCGTCAGCTTCTACGAAGTGGAATTCTCGTACGACCAGCAGTTCCTCGCGGGAAACCTGCGCGACTGCAACAGTCTTCTGCGCAACTTGGTTCGAGCTCACCTGACCGAAAAGTCCCTCGGCAGGATTGACCACGTGTTCGGCTTCTTCACGCGGCCGGACGTCCTCGACGCCACCTTCAGGCGCGACGGTGAGCATCGCGAAGTGCTCGGTAAGATAGTTGCCGACTTGCACAAGTCTCTCGAGGAAGGAAACCTTTGA
- the LOC135387574 gene encoding T-complex protein 1 subunit theta-like, which translates to MSTMSLRGPSLSNFLKEGSRHYQGVEEAVFRCIEACGQLARTVSSAYGPNGLNKMVINHLEKLFVTNDASTVISQLDVQHPAAKLLVMASQMQEKEVGDGTNFVVMFAGALLGNSEDLIRTGLTPVEVVEGYELALKKTLEILPNLTAYEIKDTHHDVQVMKGVRTAIMSKQLGQEDFLADLVVKACISIYPEKSASFNVDNVRVCKILGSGVEKSCVIQGMVFKRQIEGDVTKAKDAKVAVYTCAVDSMQTETKGTVLIKTASELRNFSRGEENLLESQIKAIADAGAKVVVSGGKIGDMALHYLNKYGIMAVRLMSKFDVRRVCRVVGATPLPKLTAPTPEDLGLCDSVYVDEIGETPVIVFRQEGQESRIATIVVRGSTDSLMDDIERAIDDGVNAFKAITRDGRLVPGAGATEMELACEVTSYAETLPGLEQYAVKKFAEALECVPKALVENAGVGRPMDVLSKLYAAHNEGKKYFGFDIEPEQVSGGTKDAVEAGVLDLYLTKFWGLQYATRAATTVLKVDQIIMSKPAGGPKAPKQAGGDWDEDK; encoded by the coding sequence ATGAGTACTATGTCATTGCGAGGACCTTCCCTTTCAAACTTCTTGAAAGAAGGCTCGAGACATTACCAAGGAGTTGAGGAAGCCGTATTTCGCTGCATCGAGGCATGCGGCCAGCTTGCTCGCACCGTGTCCTCCGCCTACGGGCCAAATGGGCTCAACAAAATGGTAATCAACCACCTGGAGAAGCTTTTTGTCACAAACGACGCTTCAACCGTCATCAGCCAGCTCGACGTGCAGCATCCAGCGGCCAAGCTCCTGGTGATGGCATCGCAGATGCAAGAAAAAGAGGTAGGCGATGGTACGAATTTTGTTGTAATGTTCGCTGGTGCGCTGCTTGGAAACTCCGAAGATCTGATCCGAACGGGGCTCACTCCTGTGGAGGTTGTCGAGGGTTACGAACTGGCGCTGAAGAAAACGTTGGAGATCCTTCCAAATCTGACGGCGTACGAAATCAAAGACACTCATCACGACGTACAGGTCATGAAGGGAGTCCGCACCGCTATCATGAGCAAGCAACTCGGCCAGGAAGACTTTCTTGCAGATCTAGTTGTTAAAGCCTGCATTAGCATTTACCCCGAAAAGTCTGCATCATTTAATGTCGACAACGTCCGCGTTTGCAAGATCCTGGGCTCTGGCGTCGAGAAGTCGTGCGTCATCCAAGGCATGGTCTTCAAACGACAGATCGAAGGCGACGTGACGAAGGCGAAAGACGCAAAGGTTGCTGTTTATACATGCGCTGTGGATTCCATGCAAACGGAAACTAAAGGAACTGTTCTCATCAAGACTGCCAGCGAGCTAAGGAACTTCTCGCGCGGCGAAGAGAATCTTCTGGAGTCTCAAATCAAAGCCATCGCCGACGCCGGAGCCAAGGTGGTCGTGTCTGGTGGTAAAATTGGTGACATGGCGCTACACTACCTCAACAAGTACGGCATCATGGCGGTCCGACTCATGTCCAAGTTTGACGTTCGTCGCGTCTGCCGTGTAGTGGGTGCCACCCCGCTTCCCAAGTTGACGGCCCCTACTCCCGAAGACCTTGGTCTGTGTGACTCTGTCTACGTGGACGAAATTGGAGAGACGCCCGTAATTGTTTTCAGGCAGGAGGGTCAGGAGTCTCGCATCGCGACCATCGTCGTTCGAGGTTCCACTGACAGCCTGATGGATGATATCGAACGTGCAATCGACGACGGTGTCAACGCCTTCAAAGCAATCACTCGGGACGGTCGACTTGTACCAGGAGCAGGCGCAACGGAGATGGAGCTTGCCTGTGAAGTCACCTCCTATGCTGAAACTTTACCAGGCCTCGAGCAGTATGCTGTCAAGAAGTTTGCTGAAGCTCTCGAGTGCGTTCCAAAAGCACTCGTGGAGAACGCCGGTGTTGGGCGACCAATGGATGTTCTGTCTAAGCTCTACGCTGCACATAACGAAGGGAAGAAGTACTTTGGTTTTGACATTGAACCGGAACAGGTTTCAGGGGGAACAAAGGATGCCGTTGAAGCCGGTGTGTTGGACTTGTACCTAACAAAGTTCTGGGGGCTTCAGTACGCTACTCGTGCAGCTACGACAGTACTGAAGGTGGATCAAATCATCATGTCAAAACCAGCAGGAGGGCCAAAGGCACCAAAGCAGGCAGGTGGTGACTGGGATGAAGATAAATGA